The region CGATGAAGGCGGCTGTCTGGTTCTTGATCTGGGTGTGCATGCGGAAGTGGGCCATCAGGTGGATGTAGCTGATCCTGGGAAACGGGCGAGGAAGCCAGAAGGGCGGAGAGTTGAGCCTCACAGCCCGTCTCCCCAGGAAGCCCTTTGCCGCCTgaggcctttggggggggggaggaaggtcaAAAGGAGCCCAGAGGCCCCTTTGCAGCAAAGGCAGCGGCCGGATCCCGCCGGGGAAAGTCAGCAAAGTCAGCCTTACTTGTTCTCGTTGGTCACCGGGATGGTCTTTCCCCCAGGAATGAGTTCGTGGCACACAAGCTAGAAAGGCAAAAATTGTGGAGcgggaaaagacaaaaaaaggagagaaattaGCATTTACTGCAGAAACGGGGATGGGGCGAGCGAGCAGCTGGCAACCCCTGGAAAGCAGGTGCCACCCAAGGGGCCTCCGACCCTACCTGGCCCATCACGTCTTCATCGTAGGAGAGGGTGAGGCCCAGGTCGCTGGTATCTCCTTCGTAGCGCTGCAGAAGGGCGAGAAAGCAGCTCCGTTGCTGAGGAATTGCAGGGAAAGGGTCCGGCAGAAATTGCCCAACGTGAGACCCAggatggcttaaaaaaaaaaacctgccccaGAGAAAAGCCAACTCTGCTGCTTGCAAAAGCCCCCAGCACAGCTGAACACCCCCTGCGTGTCCCTTATTGTGCTCTGCCAGGTGTgataaggaatagcaatagcagttagacttatataccgcttcctagggcttccagccctctctaagcggtttacagagtcagcatatcgcccccaataacaatccgggtcctcattttacccacctcggaaggatggaaggctgagtcaaccctgagccggtgagatttgaaccgccgaactgcagatagcagtcagctgaagtggcctgcagtgctgcatttaaccactgcgccacctcggctcttaagaacAACAAGGGGCCTTGCTAGGCATAACCCGCCCTCTGCAGCCTCTCGCATCCCCGCAGGAGCCGCCCGGGGGACCAAAGGATCGCCCGCAGGAGCTGGGAGTGAACCTTGATGGAGGTCAGGTTCTTATAGAACTCGGAATCCAAGGAGGGAAGTTCGTCCACTGAGCTGTAGAAGATGCTGTGATGGTGGCCGAGCAGCTGGCTCAGGAAGAACGAGGCGAAGGGGACGTCCACCACGATGCCCTGGAAAGGAGAAGGATCTGCAGCTCTGGGCCGGAAGGAGCAACTGCCCAACTGGGCGACACCATCCGCGCATCCCTAGCACTGATCACGTTGCCCCGTTTGGCTCACGAAACGCCTGGGCCAGAAAACCCGCCAGCTCAGGCAGCACCCCGGGGCCCCTCCCTGAAGATGGAAGGCAGGGAGGGCCGTGGGAGAACTGCAGCAGAGCTACCAgcatcctcccccttcccccccccccccccaaggcagccTGGGTGCCCTTCTTCCCACACTCGGCCCGTGCCGGCTGGcgcccccccgggggagagccttctctgttgcagctccagccctctggaatgatctccctgtcgagatccggacccttactaccctcccggccttccgcaaagccaccaagtcctggctgctccagcaggccggagggcttgtgaaatatccagccccacggaaattgtgaatgttgtggttttgtttttaaagtgttgtctttgtctagttttccccctttcccttgtctattgtgagccgcccggagtccttcgggagtgggcggcatacaagacaaataaaatcaaatcaaaatcaaatcaggcCGACCGGTCGTGAAACTCGGCCTACCTCATAGACGGCCTTTCCCAGCATCTTCCCCACGAACTCAAAGAGCTGCAGGAAGTTCTCGTGGATGTAGGCGGTGGGGGAGGGGTACAGCCTCTCGTCCCCACTGGTGGTCTGGGCCGAAACAGAGCAGGAGAGCTGAGCAGCTGGAGACACGGGAGCCTCACTCCCCTCTCCGGGTGGCCCCAAATCCCGTCGCTGGGGCAGATACCTTGAAGAGGTTGAGGGCCGGGTCAAAGACCTTCTTGATGATCTCCTCCAGGAACTCCTTGAAGACGCCGTCCTGGTCGATGCCCGCTTCATCCATGCCCAGGTCGTTCACAAACTTCACCCGGATGACGCCCTTCATGGCGTTCTGAGAGAGCTGGCGCAGCTGCTCATAGCCGTCCTGGAGAGGCCCAAGACAGTCCCCGGGatcaggaggggaagggaaggggcgcTCGAGGGCCACCGGCCCACCCCTCTCACCTCCAGCATGCGGGACCGGCGGATGGTGATGTGGGTGACGTGAGGCGACGCAGAGCTGCTCTCCACCAAGCCCAGCTGCTCCTTCTCTTTGGTGACCATACTCCGGAAGAGAAGAACCCGCtaaatttcggggggggggggagggaaagaacatGGCTTAGCCCTGCTGGGTTTGCAAAGCGGAGACCACAAGGAGAGCCCCCCCAAGGGCCGAGATGCTGGTGGGGCTTCCTGCCTTGGCCTCAATTCTTCTGAAGCGCGTCTGGATCGCAGGGTGGCCCGGCTGGGTCTGTTTCAAGGCCAGGACCATCCCACCGGCCAGCCCTGGCCTCTCACCTCCTCGGCCCCACTCACATTTTTGTGGGGGACCACATGGGGGATGTACTGCAGCACCAGCTGGGCTCGTTTCCGATCTTTGTCAAGCTCCTGGAACAGCAAGTTGGGCTTCAGGTCCCTAAACAACAcgacacacacggacacacagcGCGTAGAAAAATCAGCCGGAGGCGCAGAAGCAGCCCTGACCTTCAGCAACCGATTGGTGGGCCGGGGAGCACCCGCTGAGCGAAGGAGGGAGCCCGGCAAGGGAAGGGCGCTTACTTGCGTAGCCAGTGGTCTTCCGGAGCGAAGCGCCGCCGGCAGTCTCTCTCGTAGAGGACCATCAGCCAGCTGTGGACCGAGTGGAAGAGCTCCAGGGTCTCCCCCTTCGCGTTCTCTGCGGCCGAGAGAAAGACAGCCTCTCTGAGAGACCCTCCTCCCCCCTGCACACACACCAGCCCcgtagaggagggggagagggagggcggCTGCCCCCCACGAGGGACTTACCCAGAATCCCATCCCAGATCATCTTAAAGACAAAGGAGTTCAGGAAAGAGGAGATGGTGACCAGCTCTTCCAGCTTGAAGGAGATCTGCTCTTCGTAGACTTCAATGTCGTCCagtatcctggggggggggcagtgaaaGGGGGACGGGGTCAGGCTGCACTGTCATCCTcatggaggggggaggaggggaagggcgCCCCCCCCGCCCAGCATACGTGAtcagatggcgcgagcagtcgCAGAAGAGCGTCAGCATCGCCAGAAGCCGCTTGGACTCCTCGGTGTGGTTGTTCAAGCACTCCAGGAAGACCTTCAGGCCCCCCTGGGGGCCCAGCTCACAGATGAGGGCCCAGAGCTTGGGCAGGAGGTCGTCCAGGTAAGTGAGACctggaagggggaagagaaggagagtgaGGAGATCCGGTCCTCTCCTTTTGCCCCATCTCTTGGAAAATCTCCCCCTCCCACAATAAACTACTAACGTTCTCCTTGCAGGCAGCCAGAGCCAGCCtgagcagggagggagggcagcttCCATCAGTTCCCCTTCCCTAGATAACCCGTTGGAGCACCTAaaattgccccccaccccccgcaagCACCTCAAACCCCACCTGTGAGGATCTGCAGCCGGATCTGCGTCAGGGTAGTCAGGGCCATCTGGTACAGGACGCAGATGCTGCAGACCTTCTGCACCTCCGCCGAGTCCACCCGTTTGCCGCCGATGGGCTTCAGGATGTTGCGGACGGAGGTCGACTTCTGGAAGGCGCGCCTGAAGAGGCCTGGCGGGAGACCAAGAGGCAAGCAAGGAGGAAGAAACCCTGAGAACAGCCGGAGGGAAGATGCTCCTTCTCTCGGAAACctgatgttgtaatatagttccttatgtaggcgtagcggtcacccatggcccagttcataacggggcatgcagagccacgctgaaccacacaggagaaaacaaactcctaaaactccataacgtcctgatagtgcataacataacatcctgagatgtgccccaccaatgacgcccaggatttgaccatatatagacagaacttccctgagcagtagattagaaattgtacttttacaggctgtttttaaccacatgctgttgctcctcctgcctttgtcctatctcaataaaaggggctctcagacccccaatctgggtcgctccatcccgagaaaggtcgtgtcctgtcttttctccacattggcctcatggacgaaccacgggaacgttacaaccTCAGCCCAGGGGAAGCAGCAGGTGGGCAGCCCACCTGAGGCTACttttaaggtgggtggacttcgactcccacaattcctcagctgggggattctgggaattgaagcccacaaatACTGACTGGAGGGAAGATGCTCCTGCTGAGTTTGGGGCTCGCTGACCACGGAACCCCACAGGGACCCCCGGGGGGGGATGCCGCTCACTTCTACTCACTCTTCACCGGCAGGCTGTTCTGCGGGGAGGGGGCGGGTGGGGGCTGGCTCTCCAGGAGCTTTTTGCTGAGGACGTCGCTGAAGAGGATGCGGATCATGGGGGCCCCCCAGAGGTGCTGAAGCTGCTTGGTGAGCAACGGCATCGACTCGTTCAAGCTGAGGGAAGGGAGgcgagggagaggaggggagagcagCTGCGGCCGGGAGCCGAGAGGGGGCAAGCCCAGCGCCTCCAGCGGGTCTCCGGgtcagaaaaaggaggagggaccCCAAGGCAGCACGTCCGTGTCTCGTCCCCCGTCCCCCCTCGTGGTGCTTACCCGTAATCCACCGTCTGGGAGAACCAGCCAAGGACCGGGTGCCAGTGGGTGAGGTTGGACTTCTTCTGCGAGACGTACTTCTGGCAGTAGCAGAGCATGTGGGTGAGGACGCTGACGAAGTGGCCCGTCTCCTCCTGCAGCACCTTCTCGTTCAGGGAACCCAAGTAGACCAGGTTGCCTGGGAAACAGCCGCAGGATTTGAACCGGCCCCGGGGCAAGCGGGGGGGGGAGCTCTGCCCCAATCCCCACCCCGGCCCCAAAGCCTGTCCCCTGCACGCAGGAAGCCTTGCCTCCGTCTCAACCCAAGTGCAGGGACAGAGTTTGCGCAGAGGATGGCAAATATGGTCTCCCTAATTCCCAGAGGCCCCCTTCCTTACTCCGCAGGCGAAGGGGCCACCCGGGGATCTTACCCAGCAGGCAGAGCGTGTGGCTCCCTTCCAGACACACGCAGACGTCTCTGCATTGCTCTTCGCGGCTCAGGAACAGCAGGAACTTGTGCAGGAGATCCTGGGATTCCATCACTGCCAGGCGCTGAAAGGAGAGCAGAAGGGGAGACGTTGATGGGCTAAGCTCAGCTCCCCGGGCCTTTCAAAGCCTGCTCTGTTCCTTTGGCTCTGGCCAAGAAAGGGAAACAAAGACGTCCTCAAGATTccatgttctatagatggcatttagatcctaaaaagctggcttctatgtattcgaatttgcaacccaaatgttggaggtgtggttctcttgatgctacatacttgcatatatggtggacttgccaaaaggttaaagcattttggataaaaatatggtggattatgcaaaatatctttaaaagaaggataaagtttactcctcagttattcttactaggtatatgtactgactttacagtggtagagactaacttgattctgcacctaataacggcagcaagactgttggtggcgcaatactggaagaaggaagacttgcctacaattcaagaatggacactgaaagtcacaaatttagctgagatggctaaaatatctgcctatcttaaagaccactcaaatgagagatataaacgagactgggaaaaattgatcgattatatacaaaataaatacgggactaagaaattccagttagcctatgcttaagatcaggaatgatttaaattgtttaaagttagtttagcaaggaggagctaagttcaacgcaaagatgttattaacttcttacttttgttttttatcaatatatcttagactgtggttgttaaatatctatgccgtgtacgggttctgggaagtcggggggtggGGGTAGGCTGTGGGGGCTCGGG is a window of Thamnophis elegans isolate rThaEle1 chromosome 13, rThaEle1.pri, whole genome shotgun sequence DNA encoding:
- the UBE3B gene encoding ubiquitin-protein ligase E3B; translated protein: MFSAAQSSKAEFLDKARQAREERREQKERDQAAVRIQALIRRFLCRCRLQRKIRSEVDNFFHTSGPAKKTALSLFKISRKLLFIFRLPQDKERFEKLCRCILSSMEAENDPKVWYVSLALSKELTLLWIQQVKDVLWICCEFLKLLKPDILQDSKLVNLHLTMLVTFTDTSTWKLLQGKGDALRHAMNHICANIMGHLNQKGFYSVLQILLTNGLARSQPSFSKGTLTAAFSLALRPVVAAQFSDNLLRSFLIHIMSVPAIISHLATLTPERLAVMESQDLLHKFLLFLSREEQCRDVCVCLEGSHTLCLLGNLVYLGSLNEKVLQEETGHFVSVLTHMLCYCQKYVSQKKSNLTHWHPVLGWFSQTVDYGLNESMPLLTKQLQHLWGAPMIRILFSDVLSKKLLESQPPPAPSPQNSLPVKSLFRRAFQKSTSVRNILKPIGGKRVDSAEVQKVCSICVLYQMALTTLTQIRLQILTGLTYLDDLLPKLWALICELGPQGGLKVFLECLNNHTEESKRLLAMLTLFCDCSRHLITILDDIEVYEEQISFKLEELVTISSFLNSFVFKMIWDGILENAKGETLELFHSVHSWLMVLYERDCRRRFAPEDHWLRKDLKPNLLFQELDKDRKRAQLVLQYIPHVVPHKNRVLLFRSMVTKEKEQLGLVESSSASPHVTHITIRRSRMLEDGYEQLRQLSQNAMKGVIRVKFVNDLGMDEAGIDQDGVFKEFLEEIIKKVFDPALNLFKTTSGDERLYPSPTAYIHENFLQLFEFVGKMLGKAVYEGIVVDVPFASFFLSQLLGHHHSIFYSSVDELPSLDSEFYKNLTSIKRYEGDTSDLGLTLSYDEDVMGQLVCHELIPGGKTIPVTNENKISYIHLMAHFRMHTQIKNQTAAFIGGFRSIIKPEWIRVFSAPELQRLISGDNAEIDLEDLKKHTVYYGGFHGSHRVIIWLWDILANDFSPEERAMFLKFVTSCSRPPLLGFVYLKPPFSIRCVEVSDDQDTGDTLGSVLRGFFTIRKKEPGGRLPTSSTCFNLLKLPNYSKKSVLREKLRYAISMNTGFELS